CTCTTCGTATTCCTTGAGCTCGGTGGTGACGAAGCGCTCCGCGTTGGCGAGCGTCTGCCTCCGGATGTAATCCTCGGGAATGGAAGCGAGGTTTGTCTTCGTCACCTCGATGTAGTACCCGAAGACCTTGTTGTAGCGGATCTTCAGGGATCCGATCCCGGTGCGCGCCTTCTCCTGCGCCTCCAGGCGCGCGATGAACCCTTTCCCTTCGCGGCTGATGGCACGCAGTTCGTCGAGCTCCGCGTTGAAGCCGTCGGCGATGATGCCGCCGTCCCTGAGGACGAAGGGGGGATTCTCCACGATCGCCGCGCCGATGAGTGCAGAGATCTCCTCCAGCGGATCGGTCCCCGAGTTCACCTCCTGAAGGAGAGGGGAGGAGAGTTCGGCGAGCTTCTCCTTGATGGGGGGGACGCGCAGGAGGGAATCCTTCAGCGCGGCGAGGTCCTTTGCGGAGGCGGACGCCAGGCTGATGCGGCCGTTCAGTCTTTCCAGGTCATAGACGCCGTCCAGGAGCTCGCGCAGCTCCCTGCGCGCACCCGGCGCCTCCATAAGTTCCTGCACCGCATCCTGGCGCTTCACGACGCGCCCGAGATCCATGAGGGGATAGTTGATCCACTGCTTGAGCTTTCTGCCTCCCATCGCGGTGATGGTGCGGTCCATGAGGCCAAGGAGCGAGCCCCGCCGCTTCCCCTCGGAGATGGTGGCGGTGAGCTCCAGGTTTCGTCTCGTCGACTCGTCGAGGAGAAGATGCTCGTTTTGCTGGTAGCGGCTGATTCCGGTGACGTGCGGCGCGTTCCCTTTCTGCGTCTCCAGGAGGTAGTGCAGGATCGCTCCGGCGGCGGGAAGGGCGCATGTGAGCCCCTCGCACCCGAGCGTCGCCGCGGTCGCGCCGTTGAACTGGTTCCCGATAAGCCGCTGGCAGTAGTCGAGGTCGTACACCCACTCGTCGAAGTAGGTGATGGCCCGCTCCACGGTCAGGGTCGCGACCTCCCGCGCCATCTTCGGCTCGCGAAACGCAGCGGGAAGGATCACTTCGCGCGGGGCAATGCATGCCGCCTCTGCGAGCGCCCCTTGCAGGTCCTCTAGCTCGGTGACCCGGAAGTCGCCTGTGGAAAGGTCGAGAAAGGCCAGGCCGTAGCGCGCGTCGTCGCAAAAGAGGGCGAGGAGGAAATTGTTCTCCTTCGGCGAGAGCGATGCGTCGTCAACCACGAGACCAGGGGTGATGACCTTTACCACCTCGCGCTTCACGATCCCCTTGGCAGCCTTCGGGTCTTCCGTCTGCTCGCAGATCGCCACCTTTTCGCCAGCCTCAATCAGCTTCGCGATGTAAGGGGTGCAGGAGTGGTAGGGAATGCCGCAGAGGGGGACTTCGGCTCCGTCGGAGTTCTTGTTGCGGGAGGTGAGGGTGATGCCGAGGATGCGGGACGCTTTCAGCGCGTCATCGAGGAACATTTCATAGAAGTCGCCGAGCCTGAAGAAAAGGATGGTATCGGGGTAGTTGGCCTTGATCTCAAGGTACTGGCGCATCATGGGAGTCAATTCAGACATTACATAACCTTTTGAAGGGGGAAAAAGCGGCCACATAGTAGCAAAATCACGGCAGAGTGTAAAGCTCGGGGGCTCCTGAAGATCCTCTTTTTCTTGAGGTTTCCCCTGTTGTCCACGGTCCCCCTTTACCCTGATGGCGCGCCTGCATCATCTGTCGGTTCATGCAGAGGGGGCACCCCCTGACGCGCACTGGTATCACCCCCTGCATGGTTAAAAAATTACTGCATGCTAATGTTTTAGTTAGCCCCGGCGCTGTCCGGGCAGACAAAACCAGTGCCATGCAATCTGGCTGGAGAGGAGTGAAATTATGGGTTCTGAAAGGAAGATATCGGTGGTGGGGCTCGGATACGTCGGCCTTCCCGTAGCCATTGCCTTCGGAAAGGTGCGGCGCACGGTCGGGTTCGACATCAATCCGAGAAGGATCGCGGAACTGCGAGATGGAATAGACCGGACCGGTGAGGTGACGAGCGAGGATCTTGGCTCCGCGGACATCCTCTTCACCGACAGTGTGGAAGATCTGAAGAGGGCGGATTTTCACATCGTCGCAGTTCCGACGCCTGTGGACAAGGCGAAGCAGCCGGACCTGAGGCTGTTGATGAAGGCGACGGAGACGGTCGGGAAGGCGCTGAAGCGTGGCGACATCGTGGTGTACGAATCGACGGTCTATCCGGGGGTGACGGAGGAGGTCTGCCTCCCGATACTGGAGAAGGTCTCGGGGCTTGCCAGCGGGAGGGATTTCACCATCGGGTACAGCCCGGAGCGGATCAACCCCGGCGACAAGGAGCATACCTTCACCAGGATTACGAAGGTGGTGTCGGGGCAGGACGAGGAGACGCTGGAGATCGTCGCATCGGTATACTCCTCGGTTGTCTGCGCCGTGCACCGCGCTCCCTCCATCAAGGTGGCGGAGGCTGCGAAGGTCATCGAGAACACGCAGCGCGACCTGAATATCGCGTTGATGAACGAGCTCGCCCTCATCTTTGACAGGCTGGGGATCGATACGACCGCGGTGCTCGCCGCCGCAGGGAGCAAGTGGAACTTCCTGAAGTTCAAGCCCGGACTGGTAGGGGGGCACTGCATCGGCGTCGATCCGTACTATCTCACGCACAAGGCGGAGAAAACGGGGTACATCCCGCAGGTAATTCTGGCCGGCAGGAGGATCAACGACGGGATGGGGCGCTTCATAGCACACCGCGCCGTAAAGGAGATGATACGTGCCGGGCACAGCGTTCGGGGAAATTGCATCACCGTGCTGGGGCTGACCTTCAAGGAGGACTGCCCGGATCTGAGGAACTCGAAGGTGTTCGACATCATCCACGAGTTGCAGGATTATGGGGCCGAGGTGCAGGTTAGCGATCCGCTGGCGGACCGTGAAGAGGCTGCGAGGGAGTATGGGGTGAAGCTGCTCAGCCCAGAAGAGCTGAAGCCTGCCGTCGCAGTTGTGGCAGCTGTTGCTCACGCGCAGTACCGCAAGTGGACCCTTGACCAGGTGGTGAAGCTAATGGGGAAAAACCCCGTGCTGATTGACGTCAAGGGGATGTACGACAGCAAGGCGATGCTCGATGCGGGAGTAAGGGTGTGGAACCTGTAGGCTAGCGATGACCGCTGGCGCGCATCCGCGCGCCGGTTTCTTGCAGGCTCTCTCGTTGGAAGCCCCACCGTTTCCCCAGAGGTAGTTACCCGAGTATATCCTGCCGAAGATTCTTACCCCATTCCGCGGGGGCGTGAGCCGCGGTGGCGGCTTCGCCGCCAACGCAGGCAAGATGCCTGCGCTCCAGCGTGGGGTGCCCCGTGGTGCGGGGAGGCCGATCTCGTACCAGCTTCACTGCGATGCCGGGAACGCCTGCGGCTTATCCCGGCCTACATGTGACGGTGATCGCCGCGCTGGAGCATAGGCTTCCCAGCCTGTGCCGCGGCGCCAGCCGCGTAACCTGTGGCGGCTCCGCCGCCAACGCAGGCAAGATGCCTGTGCTCCAGCGTGGGGCGCCCCATGGTGCGGGAAGGGGGATCTCGTACCAGCTTTACAGCAATGCCGGGAACGCCTGCGGCTTATCCCGGCCTACATGTGACGGTGATCGTCGCGCTGGAGCATAGGCTTTCCAGCCTGTGCCGCGGCGCCAGCCGCGTAACCATGGGGAGCAGGGAGCCGCTCCCTCCTCCCGCTGCACTCTTTGCTCCCTCTGTTGCCAATGTCTCCGCCAGAGGAATATACTGATTCCTAAGGCGAAAACGGGAGCGGTCAATGGCAGGGAGGTGAGGATGTACACTTCGGTATGCAAAGGAACGGAAGGGCATGCCTACCCGCACGATCTCGTCGAGTTCATCTATCAGCAATGGCGCAGTCCCAGTTTCATCGAGAGACTCTGCTGCGCAGGGGGTGATACTTCTCTGCAGCTCCCCGATCCCGTGGTCCTGGAACAGGTCATTTCCATCTGCTACCAGGCGAGCCTTCTGCGGGAGGAAGAGCGCCCTATCATGTTTCGCCTCATCCTGCGCGACGCGGAGCTCTTCCCGGTGGAGGAGGGGCCCCCAACGGGGCTGCATCGCCTCATCTTCTCGAAGCTCCGCCCTTTCAACGAGTATGAGCTCCATCGCCTCGCCCCCGCTGCCGATTTCCACCGGACCCTCATCGGTGTGACCACCGTCTCCGGCGACGGCGCCCACATCTGGGGTCTCGTGCATTCTGGCGCGCGCTGGATGCAGTCGGTGTACGGCGGCCGCAAGACGTTCGCACCCCTTCCCCTCGCCCTCGTGGTTTATGTAACCGGCCCTGGCCACATCACTGTCTGCGTCGGCTCGGAGATCGTCGCTTCTCTCATCGGTGGACAGATCAATTGCCCCACTCTCGATGTCTTCAACTCACGCTGGATCGCCGACAGCCTCGCCACGGTGCGAGCGGAGATGTGGGAGATGCATCTCGCCGCCCGCGCACGCTCCGAGACGCGGTGGGCCACGCTCGATCCGGAATTCGGGAAGAACGTGGGGCAACAGGTCATGCGACGCATCGTCAGCGTGGTGCGCAACTCTCATCACGGCGGCATGCTGGTCTATCTCCCGCCGGAAATGACCCAGGAGATTCTTGGCGACAACCGCTACATGACCATCAAGTACCAGTTCCTGGAACTCGAGTCGCGCGAGCGCTTCCGCAGACTGACGCTGCAGATCATGAACACCATGGCAGAGGTGCATGGCCCGTACGAGGCTGGAAAGATGGTGGGGTGGCAGGAGTATGTGACCAGCAACGACGAGGCTATAGCCCTGCTCGATGAGGCGATATTCGATGTGGCCCACTTCATGGGGGTGCTTGCTGCGGTGGACGGGGCGGTGGTTATAACGAAGCGACAGGAGCTTCTCGGTTTCGGCGGGGTCATTTCGGGGGACATCGACAAGGTGGCGACGGTAAATCACGCTCTTGATATAGAGGGGTCCGTTGTGGAGCCTGTCTCCAGTGAAGGGGTGGGCACCCGCCACCGTGCCGCGTACCGTCTCTGCCAGGAGTTGCACGAGGCGATCGTGCTGGTGATCTCCCACGACGGGAACGTTCAGATCGTGAAGTGGCACAACGGTTCTGTCACCTACTGGGATCAGGTGCCCGCCGGCATTCCCGGCTTCTAGTCCACATCGACGTTACGCACCCCCTCCGGCCGCCAGGCTGGAGAGATGACCTTCGACCCGCCATCACTCCCGAGCAGCGTCCCAAAGGTAACGGAAAACTCGCCGAAGCGGTTGTTTACGTCATCCATGGCGCTTGCCAGGGCCGCCTTCTTCTGCTCCTCGGGAAAGAGGGCGAGCTGCTGGTTGTGGTAGCGCAGATTGCTGATCTTCACCCCGAGGAGGCGCACCGGCTGCGTGAGGACGATGGTGTCCAGAAGCTTCACGGAGGCGCGGTAGATCTCGTCGCTGTTGTTCGTATGGGAGGGGAGGGTGGTCTGCTTTCCGAAGGTGGTGAAGTCGGCATAGCGGACGGTGAGGGTGACGGTCTTTCCTGCGACCTGGTACTTCCTCGCGCGGCGTCCGACCATCTCGGCGAGCTGCAGGAGGTAGCGCACGATGTCGTCCCGCTCGGTCAGGTCGTGGTCGAGCGTCGTGCTGTGCCCGACGCTTTTTACCTCTTCCGCCTCCTCGCTCGGCACGACAGGCGAGTCGTCTACGCCGAGCGCCATGTAGTGCAGCCTTTCGCCGGTCACACCGAAGCTCTTCCTGAGGATATCCACAGGGAACCTGGCAAGTTCGCCGCAGGTGCGGATCCCGAACTTGGCGAGGTGCTGCTGCATTTTCGACCCGATGCCGCACAGCTCCTTGATCGGCATCCGTTCGAGAACCTTCCTGACCTGATCGGGGGCGATGACGGTGAGCCCGTCCGGCTTCTGCATGTCGGAGGCAAGTTTCGCGAGGAGCTTGTTGGGGGCGATCCCCACGGAGCAGGTAAGGCCGAACCGCTCCCGGATGCGGGATTTGATGGCGCGGGCTATCTCCTCTGCGGAGCCGAAGAGGGCGAGCGATCCGGTGACATCGAGGAATGCCTCGTCGATGGAGAAGACCTCCACCATCGGTGTGTACTCCCGCATGATCGCCACGATCTGCGTCGAGGTGTAGGTGTATTTACGGTTGTTTCCCACCACCAGGATGAGCTCCGGGCACTTCTGGCGCGCCTCCCAAGTGTTCATCCCGGTCTTTACCCCAAAGGCGCGGGCCTCGTAGGAACAGGTGGTGATGACGGTGCGCTTCGCCGCACCGATGACGGCGATCGGCTTGCCGCGCAGATTGGGGTTGCTCTGTTGCTCGACCGACGCAAAGAATGCGTTCATGTCGATGTGCATGATGGTGCGGGTGTGCTCCAGGCTCATGGCTTCTTCCGTCTCTGAATGATAAAACGAGAGAGGGCAGAGTAGCGCAGAGGGGATGAAAAAACAAAGGTTTTGTGCTGCCGCACGAGGCGCGGCGGGCGGCGATAGAGCAGCCGAAACGGCCGCGGCCAGCCGCGCACCCGCCGGCCTACTCGTCCACCACCCCCTCCAGGGTCCAGTTGTGGTCGGACGAGTTGTAGATCAGCTCGAAGAGGTTCGCGCCGTCGCTTACCGCGAAATGCAACCTCGTGGCATCCCCCTCCCTGTCCTTCCAGAAGTAGGAAAGCTCCGTCACTGCATGTTTCTTCTTGCGCCACTCGAACCACACCGGCCTTATGGTGCTGCCGGGTGCGAAGATCGCTGCGACCCGTATCATCTCCCCGTGCCTCTCCATCGGCTCACTCCATCTGCCGGTAGATGCCGACTACCTTTCCCACAATGGAGACTTCCCCTTCCCCTTCCTTCACGATGATGGCCGAGTAGTTCGGATTTTCAGGCTGGAGGCGGATCTGGCGCCCTTCGCGGTAAAAGCGCTTCAGCGTCGCCTCCCCCTCCACCATAGCCACCACGATGTCGCGGTTCGCAGCGGTCGGCTGCGGGC
The DNA window shown above is from Geomonas sp. RF6 and carries:
- the mutS gene encoding DNA mismatch repair protein MutS, with protein sequence MSELTPMMRQYLEIKANYPDTILFFRLGDFYEMFLDDALKASRILGITLTSRNKNSDGAEVPLCGIPYHSCTPYIAKLIEAGEKVAICEQTEDPKAAKGIVKREVVKVITPGLVVDDASLSPKENNFLLALFCDDARYGLAFLDLSTGDFRVTELEDLQGALAEAACIAPREVILPAAFREPKMAREVATLTVERAITYFDEWVYDLDYCQRLIGNQFNGATAATLGCEGLTCALPAAGAILHYLLETQKGNAPHVTGISRYQQNEHLLLDESTRRNLELTATISEGKRRGSLLGLMDRTITAMGGRKLKQWINYPLMDLGRVVKRQDAVQELMEAPGARRELRELLDGVYDLERLNGRISLASASAKDLAALKDSLLRVPPIKEKLAELSSPLLQEVNSGTDPLEEISALIGAAIVENPPFVLRDGGIIADGFNAELDELRAISREGKGFIARLEAQEKARTGIGSLKIRYNKVFGYYIEVTKTNLASIPEDYIRRQTLANAERFVTTELKEYEEKVLGAEERIRELEFSLFQEVREAAAAQGERIARTADRLATLDVLASLAELAHDRGYCRPLMHEGHELVITDGRHAVIEEMHQQERFVPNDTVLDNGENQLLIITGPNMAGKSTFMRQVALIALMAQMGSFVPAAEARMPLIDRIFTRVGASDNLARGHSTFMVEMMESANILRGATSRSLVILDEIGRGTSTFDGVSIAWAVAEFLHDNKKHAAKTLFATHYHELTELAVTRSGIKNFNIAVREWNDRIIFLRKIVPGGASHSYGIQVARLAGLPSEVIERAKEILQNLEKGEFAEEGVPRIAAGRKKSSPPSPQLSLFGSGEDLLRERLKGVEVTTLTPLEALNLVDELKRMMQP
- a CDS encoding nucleotide sugar dehydrogenase, whose protein sequence is MGSERKISVVGLGYVGLPVAIAFGKVRRTVGFDINPRRIAELRDGIDRTGEVTSEDLGSADILFTDSVEDLKRADFHIVAVPTPVDKAKQPDLRLLMKATETVGKALKRGDIVVYESTVYPGVTEEVCLPILEKVSGLASGRDFTIGYSPERINPGDKEHTFTRITKVVSGQDEETLEIVASVYSSVVCAVHRAPSIKVAEAAKVIENTQRDLNIALMNELALIFDRLGIDTTAVLAAAGSKWNFLKFKPGLVGGHCIGVDPYYLTHKAEKTGYIPQVILAGRRINDGMGRFIAHRAVKEMIRAGHSVRGNCITVLGLTFKEDCPDLRNSKVFDIIHELQDYGAEVQVSDPLADREEAAREYGVKLLSPEELKPAVAVVAAVAHAQYRKWTLDQVVKLMGKNPVLIDVKGMYDSKAMLDAGVRVWNL
- a CDS encoding putative sensor domain DACNV-containing protein — encoded protein: MYTSVCKGTEGHAYPHDLVEFIYQQWRSPSFIERLCCAGGDTSLQLPDPVVLEQVISICYQASLLREEERPIMFRLILRDAELFPVEEGPPTGLHRLIFSKLRPFNEYELHRLAPAADFHRTLIGVTTVSGDGAHIWGLVHSGARWMQSVYGGRKTFAPLPLALVVYVTGPGHITVCVGSEIVASLIGGQINCPTLDVFNSRWIADSLATVRAEMWEMHLAARARSETRWATLDPEFGKNVGQQVMRRIVSVVRNSHHGGMLVYLPPEMTQEILGDNRYMTIKYQFLELESRERFRRLTLQIMNTMAEVHGPYEAGKMVGWQEYVTSNDEAIALLDEAIFDVAHFMGVLAAVDGAVVITKRQELLGFGGVISGDIDKVATVNHALDIEGSVVEPVSSEGVGTRHRAAYRLCQELHEAIVLVISHDGNVQIVKWHNGSVTYWDQVPAGIPGF
- the dinB gene encoding DNA polymerase IV, which translates into the protein MSLEHTRTIMHIDMNAFFASVEQQSNPNLRGKPIAVIGAAKRTVITTCSYEARAFGVKTGMNTWEARQKCPELILVVGNNRKYTYTSTQIVAIMREYTPMVEVFSIDEAFLDVTGSLALFGSAEEIARAIKSRIRERFGLTCSVGIAPNKLLAKLASDMQKPDGLTVIAPDQVRKVLERMPIKELCGIGSKMQQHLAKFGIRTCGELARFPVDILRKSFGVTGERLHYMALGVDDSPVVPSEEAEEVKSVGHSTTLDHDLTERDDIVRYLLQLAEMVGRRARKYQVAGKTVTLTVRYADFTTFGKQTTLPSHTNNSDEIYRASVKLLDTIVLTQPVRLLGVKISNLRYHNQQLALFPEEQKKAALASAMDDVNNRFGEFSVTFGTLLGSDGGSKVISPAWRPEGVRNVDVD